The Gadus morhua chromosome 10, gadMor3.0, whole genome shotgun sequence genome segment GTTTCTCTCCGAGGCCGGTCGAATATGTCCTAAACTAAACAGGGAGCCCAGCTTTACTCCACCCATGTCCAACCTAAGCCAGACTCAACCACATGACGTCCGTGACTCTGTAGCTGAACACGTACTTTGCCATCTTGTCCTCCATCTTCTCGCGGCTTCGCAGGTCGGCCATCTTCTTGAGCTCGTCGTCCTGCAGCTTCTGTTTGATGTGCAGCAGCTCCTGGCCGTGcttcctcctctgcttctcccGCTCCACCTCTTCCGCACGCTCCCGCTCCCGCCGCTCCGCCTGCTTCAGCCGCATCAGGTCCTCCagcctgcacgcacgcacgcacacacacgacagcATGTAGAGGAGGAACCATAGATAGCTCATATTTCAATTGACTCCTctgcttagaaaggagtcagtagAGGTGGTTCATCTGGTAAGTATGCCCACTGGGCTCCTCCGTAAGGATGGGTTCCAGACACGACCAGTGGGGTGGAGGCCTCAGGGAGGACCCACGACTAAGTGgagagagattatatctcaacactggcctgggaacgccttaGGATCCCACCGTCAAAGCTGGTTAATGcctggggccccctgctagAGCTGCTGCTTCCCCCCTCGACCACGGATAATTggttgaagatgaggatgagttAAATTGACTGAGGAAGAGAGAATCACCCCACATTGGATGCCATCCATctcagcacacgcacacggctGTATTTCTGCCATATTCTTTGGTAGCGGACACCCAGATTCCATCCACACAATAGGCATTTGGTGAAAATGCAGTGACGGGACACAAGTCCAGATTAAAGTCTCTGCATGAAGGGGATGACAGGGATGTCCTCACACAGCGTCTGCCACCCGAACCCCTTTATAACCAGAAACGGTGCAGCCACGCCTCTGACCTTTTCACTTGCTCACGCTTCTCCTCTTCCGTCATTGGTCGCCTCGTGTCCCCATCTTGGATTTCCTGTTCCATGTCTAAAACGTCCGTCCCTGAGGGGAGACAGGGCAGGGTCAGCGACCGTGTGGTCGACACAGAGGGTCGCCGGTTCTCTGTGACAACCACACTCACCCTCAGCTGTGTCCGCCACTGCGGGCTGGGCTGGACTGGCCTGGTCCCCCACCGGACCCCCGAGGGGGACCCCCACAGGGGGCACGTAGGGCTCATCAATGTCGGGGTCTCCCTCGTGCTCCACTAACCTACGGAGGTCAGTATCACAGGTGAAGCTCTAGTGAGTCAGTGGTTAAGAAAGAGTATCTAAATGGGTTTGGAGAGGGGATGATGAGCAGAAGATACACTCTGAACAGCTGCTAGTAGGGTTTGATGTGAATTTAATATTCCCATCGTTGCGTCTCGCTGCCCTTTAGACACATAAAAAATACTCGCAGAACAGTTTTGGCCTAATGAGTGACACACAGATCTTCTAAGAACAAACAATGAGCCACACTATCTAGCTGACTATCCAGCGTGCATGTTTGGGCAATTGTATATGGACGAGACTGAAGTCCTCACTGTCGTGATCGTACATAAATAACTAGTATTCCTAATGATTCATTGATTCTATATTTTACCATGCCATTTAAAGTCATGCATTCTACACAGTATAGAACATtgtcaaacattattttatttttttatctactTATTGAATCGGTCCAATGTTTGTTACACTGCCTGTCCATTCCTCCCAGTAACAGGTGATAATTACCAGTCCATGGCTCGCTCTATCCCTTGGTTCCCTGTGTTTGCCACCGCTCTCTCCCTGTAAATAAAAGGGTGATTAATACATGAATTCGCATTTTAGGGCAATTAAATCACCGGTACAGTCTTAAAGGGCTTAACAGGGCGTATGTTTACGACACctccctgaccctagcccccaagAGGGCCAAAAAAACCCTCCCTTAATTAAGAAGAACTATAGcgaaggaacgcagagtgggggatcccacCTTCTGGGGATTGTCAGGAGTGCAATGATGGCcataattcacacacacatgcatgcatacatacatacatacatacatacatacatacatacatacatacatacatacatacatacatacatacatacatacatacatacattaaaCAGGCAAAATGTTATAAATCGGTGATAGTAAAATAAAAACGTTCAACCGCTAAACGAGTATGGAGTCCCAACAAGTCCTTAGAGAAGGAGACTCACGCGCTGTTTCTGCCGAAGCCCATCTCCAACAGGCTCTCTAGGGTTGATAGTTCTGCCATCTTCTCTGGGGTAACAAAACCCCAGTGGGACAAATAAGATACATCATTATACTACATCGATTATATTATACGACCACTTCTTACAGCGTTTATAACCCTTTAGTATCATAACGTTGGCCCATTACACAATGGGGACCAGTCCAACAACAACTCACTGGGACCAGCTCATTCAAGTCATATGTTTCGTTCCTTGCCTACACTAGAGAATATGGAACAATTATGGCAAAAGAAGGTTAAGTATAACACTGTATATCAGCGTCAGTTTAATTGAAGACCAGTTTATCCATGGAGATCTACCAAACTGCGAGCTAAATGTAGCTACTGCTTGGCTAACACTGTAAGCAGGGAGGCTAGCAAAACATATGACCCAGCACTTTCTAATAACGGATTTATATTTAGGAATACTGTTTTTAACTCCTGTAATTTAATGTATGGGTAGGCATAGGGCATCGACATATACAGATGTGTTTATTTGAGCCATAGTGTTGATTTGATAACAGTTAGCTACTCACAACAGTCAGCACAGCATCCACACTACGGAAGCCTTGTGGGGTTAACGAATAGCACGCTTGAATGAAGTCCGCTGCACGGCTCTGTTGTGTGACTGACATCTGCTGGTGGCCGCTGGAACAACCTCCTGTTTtagtcttaaaggtcccatggcatgctactttatgggtgctttaatataggtattagtgggctcctaacacagtatttgaagacgttcccgaaatttggacgtggtgcagaattacagtcactacgagccagtcgcacattgagttTTCCCATAACGCATCGtctcggtgtctgtagctttaatgcaaatgaggaggagagaggttgGTTAAGGAGGAGGCTTGGgctgtggccctgagcagcttttgGCCACGGTATTATGCgatctgtttacagtggatgtatcgcaatggcgaggcgcacacagcctttggccgtgttttGAAAATATTCTAGAACAATCCGGGTGCTCTGGCGGGAGTCActgagctctatatctaaataatatcatattatacatatatatctataccatATAATctatatcacggccaaaagctgtgtgcacctccagaaGATATAATGAATCtgaaacgactgcgtcgggttctctgacgtctctggttcttccacttctacATCAATTTGAAGTAGACTGAAatgagacatggaggagaaagggattgtctcCAGCCGGAGCCCTGCTGCCCGCtgacgaggcaccaccgcctcggaaGCGGGCAGcgtgcctcgcggcggtggtgccacGCAGTTcgtgtacttcagggagtcaaagccaaagttcctttccccccaattccttctcaaccacggctcagataacccccactacgagtctagttgtggaaataccagagatgtcagagaacccgacgtgttatgcgccaggACACCATCAGCggaacagttatccaaataacaaagaagagtacaacagtcgtagctcattgtctcatttgcaagccaaattctctgggcgggcaaagcagagaaggggaggtaacatTTCGCTATATGAAGACATACAGGGAAAATTCCAAATGAGCGCCTCTGAGCTTTGCTTTTTTCAAAGgtagagcaggatacctagtgctcgttttacacctaacgccatttctagctactgggagACCATagtcaggctaggggaactcgtATTAATGTTAAAAACGtcataaagtgaaattttcatgccatgggatctttaaccaATCCAGATAGACAACTGCTAAGTTACCCTGGACATGTATATTGTATGTAGACAACATTTTTCAGTGCTTAAAGAGTGCAATTAGTCTCCAGCCCACATTTGAGcagaggtgtgtgggtgtgtgggcgtgtgcatgtgcgtgtggtgtgtctgtgttagtgtgtgtgtgtgtgggtagttgtgtgtgtgtgtgtgtgtgtgtgtgtgtgtgtgtgtgtgtgtgtgtgtgtgtgggtgtgtgtatgtgtgggtgtgtgtgggcatgcgcGTGCTAAACTGGGTGTGACAGcattattttatgtttgtatTGGTTTTATTGTTTCTGCTTCTATTAAAGCCCACGTAGTCAAGCCTAGAAGTGTTTGTTCAAGCGTCTGAAATTGGTCACGAGTTAGCTGAATAAACTGGTAGCATTAGTACAATGTCAGATGGGATGTTATTTTAAGGTTGGCTGAGTCAGTTGAAAGTATAACGTTTTGTAAATCTGTACGTACAGAGACTATTGGTGTGGGGGTTGCCATCGCGCTTGTACTGCAAATGTCTTTAAGCACTAGTCAACCTGTCTTCAATCACGTTTACCAGTACAACCTGCAATCTCAGCATCTATCATGTTTCAGATAACACGATTAGATCAAGGAAATATAACACCAGTACACTCTCTCATATAACCCAATATAGATGGCTATCatcgcacataaaccaaacTTAATACGTCAGTGTATTGCTATACAGTCCAAGACAATGTCTCCAAAACAATCGTGATCTAGGTCCAAAggcagttgtttttttattgatgcaGAGGTATCATGTGATCGCGTCGGACACCTCTAGAGGTTGTACGGAGGAGTGGACGAGCCGAGTGATTCACAGAGACTCCCTGTGTCCTAGCTGCCCTCTGTTCTGGTAATTCTGTCCGGTCAAAGACCCCTCAGGAAACGTTAAACCCTTTTCAGTTTCACATTTCTAATTGATCTTATATAAATCTCACACATGACATTACATAACGAGGGGAGTGGAAGAGTTCCTATTGTTTTGAGTGAACTACACTTTTACACCCCATGACCCTTGCCATGTCATGAGTATTTCTTTGGAAAAGTCGACCATGTTGTACCACACATGCTCTCTGACCTTTCCTCAACGTATGCCAACTTCCTACACTTCAAACTTAACCCCCCCACCTCATTTATAGCTATTCAAGCCTAATACTATAACTATTTGAAACTTTTATTCTTAATTTAGGCCTATCTATAGTcatgacaagtgtgtgtgtgtgtgtgtgtgtgtgtgtgtgtgtgtgtgtgtgtgtgtgtgtgtgtgtgtgtgtgtgtgtgtgtgtgtgtgtgtgtgtgcgcgtgaaggtgtttgcgtgtatacactctatacatatatatgtataaagcTAGAGGCGGTTAGATTTGAATTATCGGAAATGCTGACCTGCATCTGGTTTTGGCCTCGCTTCAAGCTGTGTGATGTTAGGCCATCCTGTGTCAGGGGGAGTTCAAACAGAATGCAGTTTGCTGTGCTTTATGGGCCGGGCCGGTTACATATTTACCGCAAGTGTAATGATTAATGACTTTCTCCTGGACACAGTCTTAAGCAGGTCTTAATCCCCACTGCTCCAGACCTACGGGACACCTCCACACCGccactcctcctcgtctccgcTCCacgtctctgctcctctcctttaCTTGTAGACCTCCTATCTTCTTTTTTCTAACTAAAGGCGTGTTTTTGGTATGTATGAATTCACctttattaaattaatttatttaatgctTTAGGTGCTGTTTAGTTCTTGTCGACTGAATATAATGCCGTGTATGAGAGGTTTTGGATTTCTAGTTTCAGAGtcgtttattttgttttgcgggttattattaataattaaagaTTAACTAAGCTGGGGCGGTGAAAATAAGACAACAATAGAAGGAAAGTGAATCCTTTTCAGTCAGTTGTCAGAATAGAAAACGGCAAACAGAAAGGACCCTGTCTATCTGCTTGCTATAATGTATGTCCTTATTGAGTAATAGTATCCTTCTGTTAAGGGTTACAGAGATAAGTTGTGAAATCACCGTTAATCATTGggatgacattctgtcattaaTTCACAGCCATTTTTAATCCTCAATTAATTCACATGCTTGAAAGGGGACTTAAAATCTGCATGAAAACCAAGTAGGAAAAAATGTATGAAAGCAACTCATAGCCAGACAAGCACAGGTAACCAAAGACAATGCAGCCTTATCAGCCGTATGAGCAGCACCTGTGTTTGAACTAACATGTGCGTCCATTATCCCCACAGCATCAGTGCTGTAACACTATGATATATAGATCAGATGACCACCAGTCAGCAACTCCATGGAGCGCTCTCACAACCTTCCTAAAAGAGTGGCCGGACAGTTGGAGAAAGCCCTCCCTTCTTAGTGAATGTATTCTGGTCGCACctcatccaaatacattttaatatgataTGATGTCAGGACTCAGAGTCTAAATCTATTAACCTGCACAATGTCTTTCTCTCATGGGCCTCTGGGCATCGCTGTGTCTTAAGTCATACTGAGGTTGCGGGAGGGTGAGTGAGAGGCCGATCAGGGAGATAGAGCTGGAGGCGTACGTGTCGGGCAACGAGATGAACAGGGACGAAGGGCCTTATCAGTCAAGGTCACCGTCAAACTGCTTTATGACTTTGTTTATTCAGCCAGGAGAGGGGTTAAGGTTTAAAGCTCAAGGCAGGGAAGAGAATCCAAGACACTGTTGTAGCTACGCTGTTCGCAATTTTACAGGGCACACTCTTCTGTTGCTCAGATTCAAGGTGCCATAACCGCATGTAAGTAAATGATTTAGGGACAGGATTGCCCTGCTCCATCACTCTGGGTGGAGGCGATGGGGGTGGTGGGCCCTTTCAACTACCTACTGGTACTACCAATAAAGCGCTTCCTTTTATTCAGCCAGCGATTATTCAGGTTTTATGTACGTTATTAGAGAAAGTTGCTATCTGCTCAGCAATAAAAGTAGATTAGGGAAGACAAAGGTCTTACTATTTTTATTGAGGGGTTTTATGGCCTAAGTTGAATCACCACATGATGATTCAGATGCCAAATCGGAAATAAAATGATTCGGTCGAGCCGAGTCAGCAAGGTTCCTAATTAGTCACCACAGGAGGGCAGCGTTGTCTGGTGACATTTAACAGCACTGTATTCTCTCTGTGACGGGCGCTGGGCCTTTCTTTGTCTGATGGCCATAATAAAGCCATTAGATGAAATACAATATATCCTGTAATTCACATAGCTATTTCCGTGGATTCATTGAACGTCTTACATAAATACAATAGCAGGCTAAGCCCAAACCACAAGGGGAAGTGGCCTCCGTACAACCAGCATGTTGATTGTCAATAATTTGTTTATCGGATGGGAAATTAAAACgaaatgttctctctctctctctctctctctctctctctctctctctctctctctctctctctctctctctctctctctctctctctctctctctctctctctctctctctctctctctctctctctctctctctctctctctctctctctctctctctctcactcactcactgcggTGATGTACTTTCTCTGTAATTACGTGTTCCTCAATTGGTGGTTATGGTGCATGTCAACCCCAGTGCTGCAGCTGGAGTGTGGGTCTCACCAGCTGTAACAGCATCTCCATATGGATGAGTGTCTGGTGTCCAGTGGAGCTGCTGTTATCTGTGGAGGGACGCCCGCGGTCATCCACAGCCGGCCGGGGGGGTTCCTGTAGTTTCCAAAGGCCCTGTCACTGTCACAACGCGTCATGTTTTAGGTTTTGAAATCAGCTTCATTGATTTGTTCGATGTTACACCCTGAACGCATTTCCTTTTTGCAAtaataaaagtattaaagttATATTAATTCTCATTTTCCATTATTCTCGCTTGATAGACTTATGATCGTAAATGGATATGGATTAGATTATAAAATCAACGATAACCTACTATATAATGTATTCATGAAACATGTAACCTATAACATTGTAGCTACTGTATTGTAATAGCATAAAGGCAAAGGTGTATTTAAGCCTGCTAATACTTTACTGGTAGGCTATTTAATAAAATGAAACCCTGTTAAAAAAGCATGGAGCCTgcgtattattatcattatattattatcataatcaTGATATCAATATTACTAATTGAGGATTGGTGGTAGCAGAACTAAACTCGGAAGCATTATTTAAAATaagtaagtgtgcgtgtgtacgtgaaagtgtgcgtgcgcgcgtgtatgcgtgggcgtgtgtgtgtccaattcTGATTTGTCCAAAAGTTACCATTTTCCCTGTTCTTATCAGAACCAAACTCAGTGATTATGAAGAGGTTATAATGTACTTTTGATTAAAGAGTCCAAAGAGTAACGATAGGTTGTTGCGCGGTCAGAGGATCTTGATCCACGCTCACCCTGCCGggcctttattttgaaaaacgAACGACTTTCCGGTGTTTGAGTGGTGTCCTCCGTTTATGGACCGTCAAGCAACTGTCAGCCGGTAGTGTTGCCATATTGGGCCAGATTGTCCGCCCAATCTAGCAACACTGGCTGCAGAGAACAGAAGCCAGAtctctggcccaatctggcagcACTGTCAGCCGGTAGCTTCGCAAGTTAGCCGAGCCCCTAACACAGGATTACGTTGTTCTTTCCACTTAACCCGGGGTGCAGGGAgagttattttattcattaaacaTAAATAGGATGAGTTTCAGAGCCGTAGCATAGGAAGTGCCCCGGCTAACGTGAATGATTGACCTGAAGTTGGCTACTAGGCTAACTCGAGGAGAAGAGGGTGGGGACAAAACTTGAAGACCTCGCCCTTACGTTCCTTCACATCAGCTGGGTGCTCTTCACGGTGCGACAGTCCCAGGCCGCGATCAAACCCGACCCAGACccagggacagacggacacggTCGTCTCAACCGAGGACAACAAGGCCACCATGTTCAGGAAGAACGGAAAGAAGGACCCCGAGCTGTTCCAGAACGTGTCGGAGGGGCTGCGGAAGCTGTACCGGACCAAACTCTTCCCCCTGGAGGACACGTATCGATTCCACGACTTCCACTCCCCGGCACTTGAAGATGCCGATTTCGACAACAAGCCTATGGTGCTCCTGGTGGGGCAGTACTCCACCGGGAAGACCACCTTCATCCGACACCTCATGGAGCAGGACTTCCCTGGGATGCGGATCGGACCGGAGCCGACCACCGACTCGTTCATCGCGGTGATGCACGGGGAGCAGGACGGGGTGATCCCGGGGAACGCGTTGGTGGTGGACCCCAAGAAGCCCTTCCGCAAACTCAACGCGTTCGGAAACGCTTTCCTCAacaggtacacagacacactaacacgtacacacacgtacacacacacacacacacacacacacacacacacacacacacacacacacacacacacacacacacacacacacacacacacacacacacacacacacacaaactctaatACTCACACTGCTTCATAACGACACTATTTTCACTGAATTTAATCAAAACATTACAAGTAACTGACAAAAACTCGAATATAATGTTGGAACAATTTCCAGCTGACATTTGTAACGCGTCTCCCCCTGATGTCATCATTCGAATACTTATTTAAgtgtctccctccatcttcgGGGGACAGCATCCCTGACTGAAAGGCTTAGTACAAGTCTGTCTTTACACAGGCTGACCAGACGGGCGGATTAGCTCTCCAGGTTGCAGCCGGCTTGGGCTGAGCATTGCAGTAACATTCTTGTAAAGCACATGAAGAGTCACCTAGTGGCAGACTGCTTTGTCCGGCTGTCCCGTCCTGTCTTCCATTGAACATGCTAAAGGTTGTTTCTGATGTTGCTAGGCGACCACATGACCTTGTCCTGCTTTTGGATACGATTCGAACCCTTCGTATCCCTATACGTACACAAAGTTGTTTTTCTGAGCAATGAGTTCAtgagatcttttttttttttagaatgtATACTATTTTGTGCTGAATATTTCGTATCCCTGTCTCTGACACACCTCTTGGAAGCTTCCCCAAAGCTCTATGACTCACTCAAAATGCAATTGCACACAAAATTGCGCTTTTgccaaatattttattatgtCGAGGAAAGGAAATGTCGACGGAAGTTGGTATTTGGAAATCGGAAGTTGGTTTGTATTCCAATTTTGGACTTTCGATGcagcaaagtaaaaaaaaaaaaaagaagatatgGCTAACCAAATGCTTTAAGAGATATTCAAAACCTGGGCGGTGTTTTAGTGTGGcatccaaacacacagatgGGCCGGTACGCTGAGGCCTCTGGTGACATCACATGGCTACAAGCTGTTTGGATGTGAGCTCATTTCCTTGGAGGTTGTATAGGCCTCTCTCTTGCgcttgctctcttgctcttgctctctctttagCTCTCACGCTCTTGGTCCCTCGCTCACTCGAACCCACTGGTTGGTGTCACCTTTACATGAGCATCCTACCAAAACAGATGGCTGgattacacacacgcaagcgcgcgcacatGCACTAAATTAGTGTGTCCCTGTAGACTCAGAATGTAAATGCTGTTCAGCCGCAGGATGAATTAGGAAAATTAACAAGGCTAATTCACCCTTGAACCCAGTTGGGCCAATTCTCATGTTTCACTTTCCTCACCTCCTCGGGTGTCGCTGTTTGGGGCTGAGGGGGAATCCCACTGCTGGAGAGTACATGAATCAAGACATTTCCAGCATGATGTACTGTACGAAGGCTCATGCCCCAAATTAATCCATTTTAAACTGTTCCCCTTTTGAGAGCAGGCTCATTTCCTCATTGACCAGTTTGTCTCAAGTGTGGCCTGTGTTTGACTCTGATCGACTCCAGAAGGAAGCAGATAACGACTTGCGCAAACAGGCGTCATTGTCCCTTCCAGCGGCTTGACAAAGCACTTGGTGCGAGCGCGCTGAACAATGGCTGTTCCTTGCCGTGGAGCGACACTGAGGGTCCGTCTCCACTCTCCAACTACTTTATTtcctttttctcccttttccAATCCTCACATTCGACAGTCTTTAGCATGGAGTTGTTTCCAATCTCAGCTTGGCTCAGCAACAGGATCAAATAGGGTCAGTctggttttctgtgtgtgtgaggctggcACTTTGGGCCCAGTTAGTTATTATCAAGTGTTGTCGAGTCATGAAGCACTATAACTACACACGATCAGCCTGCAGAATAGCCCGCAACTACCAGCTTAAGCTTGCTCATCCCGTATCCCATAACCCGTCATTTTATGGAGAGGGTTAACGGAGCCAAGTCAGGTGATAGCCTGCATCCACAACGAGCTCCTTGGATTGAGAAATCTGCATTCCCTccttcaactccctcagctcgCTCCTAATCTTTGCTTTTCTTCGTTACAGTTTTACCCCATATTGCTCATACCAATCATATCACGACCCGTCTTGCATCACGACCCGTCTCAAGGTCTAAGCATTATCTCTCGCCCTCCAAACAGCTGTAGGCTGAAACCTGATTGGATGTCCCCTCCGTGCTCTGCCCATAGCTCTGACGTCCGCTCATTGTAGCCCGTGTCCACGGCCTGCTGGTCAGAGCGTCACTGAGCGGGCCGGcgctgccctgtgtgtgtgctctctgcTGAGCCAGTGTAGTCAGGAGGGGCCGAGTCAGCAGAGGCTCTGTTCCGCTCtgcgatgcccccccccccccccccgccccgctctGTCCTCTCTGCCCCGCTCTGTCCTCTCTGCCCCGCTGTTGTTCCTGGACTCTCACTGACTCTGcactttttctcccccccccccccccccccccccaaccacccggAGTGGGGCTTTAGACACCGGAGAGCCCCCCTCTGACTCGTTTCGGTGAACTTGAACCACAATGTTGGACGGGATTCCTGAATGTCGTGCAGAGGCACTGAACCCTGTGCGTGCCAGCGCAGTCCCCTTCCTGTCTGCttgacgtgtgcgtgtgcgtgtgtctgtttgttgtttgtgtgtgcgtgtcagcgtGAGGAAGGTGGGTGttcagagcggggggggggggggggggggggcaggagaggaAGATCTTCATATGTCACTGAGGACGGAGCGTGACTTCCAGTAACGTGTGTCTGTGACGTGACAACAGACCCCTGCCCTGTGCTCTCTGTGTACCTCAGTGGAAGGGCTTCCACTGTTTTTCCTGGTACTGGAGAGGAAAAGCCTCCCTGGGAGGCACCACAACGCTCTTCAACATGGGCCCCTCTGACTCACTGTTGTGCAATGAGCTCCAAGGAGTTCTtcacatttattaaaaaaagtgagaccctcttctctttttcttcttcttcttcctctaaCCTAGAAAAGATGGGTGGAAAATGTTAGGCTAGATGTATTGGGGGAGACAGGACAGAGAAGAGAATCCATGCCAAGATCCCGAGGAGATAATGGTCCACTCCCCCGTCTCACGCACACATTGGACTCCGCTTTGTGTTATCTTTTGACAGCTGCATGTAGTGTAAACTAATGCCACACCTATACTGGTCACCAGCTCTCTGCTTTAGTTCACTCTCCCTTTTGTCCTTGGAATCTTTCCTTTTGccctctccgtgtgtgtgtgtgtgtgtgtgtgtgtgtgtgtgtgtgtgtgtgtgtgtgtgtgtgtgtgtgtgtgtgtgtgtgtgtgtgtgtgtgtgtgtgtgtgtgtgtgtgtgtgtgtcagggatggaaattaacacccgccacacgccatttgccGGTGGATTTGTATGATCTGCGACTGTCAACTtccgggataatataccggtaactaacagctctcaagtctcacgcattcggcgtgagacacacgcaattcggaagaagacgatgggtgtgtcgcatagacgtc includes the following:
- the ubxn1 gene encoding UBX domain-containing protein 1, encoding MAELSTLESLLEMGFGRNSAERAVANTGNQGIERAMDWLVEHEGDPDIDEPYVPPVGVPLGGPVGDQASPAQPAVADTAEGTDVLDMEQEIQDGDTRRPMTEEEKREQVKRLEDLMRLKQAERRERERAEEVEREKQRRKHGQELLHIKQKLQDDELKKMADLRSREKMEDKMAKQRVKDKIARDREERAKKFGGGCAPAAESTSAPVQPPPSSPVGGQGPPPTKKEYDECRIQVRLLDGSALTAVFKAQEPLAAVRVYVQMNGNTPEGQDFTLLSPYPRQVYTELDMEKPLKELGLVPTAVLVVIKK